Proteins encoded in a region of the Pelagicoccus sp. SDUM812003 genome:
- the ccsA gene encoding cytochrome c biogenesis protein CcsA translates to MNTAQSFPLLASVVLTSWIGGMLALSRRRVLGILLLSAGCLCLGGFLVLIWITLERPPMRTLGETRLWYAFMLPVAAGLISYRWRLLWPLFYAVPLAGLFLGITWAHPESWDSTLMPALRSPWFVPHVLAYLLAYAFLSAAFVGSLRGWRAKGDEAKTAQAIAFADRSAQIGFGLLTLGLIIGAIWAKEAWGHYWTWDPKETWALLTWLAYLGYVHHRIQFPNKRASAFAFLAVAWVVLLLCWFGLNYMPIASQSVHSYAS, encoded by the coding sequence ATGAATACCGCCCAAAGCTTTCCCCTGCTCGCTTCGGTGGTGCTGACGTCCTGGATCGGCGGAATGCTCGCCTTGTCTCGTCGGCGCGTACTTGGCATACTGCTTCTCAGCGCCGGCTGCCTGTGCCTCGGCGGCTTTTTGGTCCTGATCTGGATCACTCTGGAGCGACCGCCCATGCGCACGCTTGGCGAAACACGGCTCTGGTACGCCTTTATGCTTCCGGTAGCGGCAGGTCTGATCAGCTATCGCTGGAGGCTGCTCTGGCCGCTCTTCTACGCGGTTCCGCTGGCTGGTCTGTTTCTGGGCATCACCTGGGCGCATCCAGAAAGTTGGGACAGTACGCTCATGCCCGCCTTGCGCAGTCCTTGGTTCGTACCACACGTGCTCGCCTACCTACTCGCCTACGCCTTTCTTTCCGCGGCTTTCGTGGGAAGTCTTCGCGGCTGGAGGGCCAAAGGCGACGAAGCGAAAACCGCTCAAGCCATCGCCTTCGCCGATCGGTCCGCTCAAATCGGTTTCGGCCTGCTCACCCTCGGCCTCATCATCGGAGCCATCTGGGCCAAGGAAGCCTGGGGTCACTACTGGACCTGGGATCCCAAGGAAACGTGGGCGTTGCTGACCTGGCTCGCGTACCTCGGCTACGTTCACCACCGTATCCAATTTCCGAATAAGCGCGCCTCAGCCTTCGCATTCCTCGCCGTCGCCTGGGTGGTGCTGCTGCTCTGCTGGTTCGGGCTAAACTACATGCCCATCGCCAGCCAAAGCGTGCACAGCTACGCCAGCTAG
- the nrfA gene encoding ammonia-forming cytochrome c nitrite reductase: MNRQTSSSGSRMGWILFLSTLIGVFMVGFLITSVMERRVEAKQAKMTNPIAQWEPRNEVWGANFPREYEGWKKTLETDFKSAHGGSAKTDYLEEYPNLVILWAGYGFSKAYEQGRGHAHAIDDIRETYRTNAGMPATCWTCKSTDVPRVMNEMGVAEFYDGSWFDRGEQIVNAIGCQDCHDPQNMNLRISRPALAEAFNDMGKNINEATHQEMRSLVCAQCHVEYYFEKEPAKYLKFPWDNGFSAEAMEAYYDQLEFSDWTHKLSRAPMLKAQHPDYELYMTGVHGQRGVSCADCHMPYKSEGGAKFTDHHIQSPLNAIDRSCQVCHRESEATLLTDVYSRQAKVMELRGIVEGLLAKAHIEAKTAWDAGATEEEMKQSLTLIRHAQWRWDWVAAANSAGFHAPNTALQVLGTAIEKAGAARQEIARVLWSHGITEPIEMPDISTKEKAQRFIGLDPEELESTKAEHRQELFPAWDETAAARQEAMGLPDNVSDKKSLY, from the coding sequence ATGAATCGGCAAACTAGCTCTTCTGGCTCGCGCATGGGCTGGATCCTATTCCTCTCCACTCTCATCGGCGTTTTCATGGTCGGCTTCCTCATCACTTCCGTCATGGAGCGTCGCGTCGAAGCCAAGCAGGCCAAGATGACCAATCCCATCGCCCAATGGGAGCCGCGCAACGAAGTTTGGGGAGCCAACTTCCCTCGCGAATACGAGGGCTGGAAGAAGACTTTGGAAACCGACTTCAAAAGCGCCCACGGCGGTTCGGCCAAGACCGACTATCTGGAAGAGTATCCTAATCTGGTGATCCTCTGGGCGGGCTACGGTTTCTCCAAAGCTTACGAGCAAGGCCGCGGACACGCTCATGCCATCGACGACATCCGCGAGACCTACCGTACCAACGCTGGCATGCCGGCCACCTGCTGGACCTGCAAGTCCACCGACGTGCCGCGCGTCATGAACGAGATGGGCGTCGCCGAATTCTACGACGGCAGCTGGTTCGACCGCGGGGAACAAATCGTCAACGCCATCGGCTGTCAGGATTGCCACGACCCGCAAAACATGAACCTGCGCATCTCGCGACCGGCTCTGGCCGAGGCCTTCAACGACATGGGCAAGAACATCAACGAAGCCACGCATCAGGAAATGCGTTCCCTGGTCTGCGCCCAGTGCCACGTGGAGTACTACTTCGAAAAGGAGCCGGCCAAGTACCTGAAGTTTCCCTGGGACAACGGTTTCTCTGCTGAAGCCATGGAAGCGTATTACGACCAGCTCGAGTTCTCCGATTGGACCCACAAGCTCTCCCGTGCGCCTATGCTCAAAGCCCAACATCCGGACTACGAACTCTACATGACCGGCGTGCACGGCCAGCGCGGCGTCTCCTGCGCGGATTGCCACATGCCCTACAAGTCCGAAGGCGGAGCGAAGTTCACCGATCACCACATCCAGAGCCCGCTCAACGCCATCGATCGCTCCTGCCAGGTGTGCCACCGGGAATCGGAAGCCACCTTGCTGACCGACGTCTACTCCCGCCAGGCCAAGGTCATGGAGCTTCGCGGCATCGTGGAAGGCTTGCTGGCCAAGGCACACATCGAGGCGAAAACCGCTTGGGACGCTGGGGCGACGGAAGAGGAAATGAAGCAGTCGCTGACCCTCATCCGCCATGCTCAATGGCGTTGGGACTGGGTCGCCGCCGCGAACTCCGCGGGCTTCCACGCTCCCAACACCGCCCTGCAAGTTCTCGGCACCGCCATCGAAAAGGCCGGCGCCGCTCGCCAGGAAATCGCTCGCGTCCTGTGGTCGCACGGCATCACAGAGCCCATCGAAATGCCGGACATCTCGACCAAGGAAAAGGCCCAGCGCTTCATCGGGCTCGATCCTGAAGAATTGGAATCAACCAAGGCAGAGCATCGCCAAGAGCTCTTCCCCGCGTGGGACGAAACCGCAGCCGCTCGCCAAGAGGCCATGGGGCTTCCCGACAACGTTTCCGACAAGAAGAGCCTCTACTAG
- a CDS encoding cytochrome c biogenesis protein ResB, with protein sequence MQAATPSCERPDLNASARPTFNTAIGRDYAISAAICLGTSVIAIALSASLGGKPLSAPPFPGNAYLLGLYALWIVTTSVFGRRLRPVQLLGGISFAQCAIAHFFLWVLVAGLIPAKPETELHPVALSLGLAQPTASIPFNAALLLFLTNLGLGSTTRLLKRKRGKLRFALNHLGIWLLLSAGLMSSSDLERWEISVTEGNATALATRAAGHESRYLPFGVALNDFGIEFFAPQLTLVDVGESVIIWEKGEPLIDLEEEAIGQIRAWRIEVLESIASALPDGDGYQASGSPYAAPAARILATNTKNGETVEGWITCGSIASPTRTLLAGDSFRFAMAMPRPKRFYSKVTLFEPDTEPREALLEVNKPIHIAGWSLNQLSYDESAGKASRLSVIEAVRDPWMPIIYFACGMILLGATLTLFSRARANRSPSIDTEKEIER encoded by the coding sequence ATGCAAGCCGCGACACCCTCGTGCGAGCGCCCCGACCTCAACGCCAGCGCTCGCCCAACCTTCAACACCGCAATCGGCCGCGACTACGCGATCAGCGCCGCGATCTGCCTCGGCACGAGCGTGATCGCCATCGCGCTCTCCGCCTCCCTTGGAGGAAAACCGCTCTCCGCTCCCCCATTTCCAGGAAACGCGTATTTGCTGGGCTTATACGCTCTGTGGATCGTCACCACGAGCGTATTCGGGCGACGGTTACGCCCCGTGCAATTGCTTGGCGGCATCAGTTTCGCACAATGCGCCATCGCCCATTTCTTTCTCTGGGTGCTGGTGGCGGGCCTGATTCCCGCCAAACCGGAAACGGAGCTTCACCCCGTCGCCCTGTCTCTAGGACTGGCCCAACCGACGGCGAGCATTCCTTTCAACGCCGCCTTGCTCCTCTTTCTCACCAACCTCGGGCTGGGTTCGACCACCCGCCTTCTAAAGCGGAAAAGAGGCAAGCTGCGCTTCGCCCTTAACCACCTTGGCATCTGGCTCCTGCTGTCTGCCGGACTGATGTCTTCATCCGATCTGGAACGCTGGGAAATCTCCGTCACCGAGGGAAACGCCACCGCCCTGGCCACCCGGGCCGCCGGACACGAGTCGCGCTACCTGCCTTTCGGTGTCGCTCTCAACGACTTCGGCATCGAGTTCTTCGCTCCTCAGCTGACCCTCGTCGACGTCGGCGAATCGGTGATCATTTGGGAAAAGGGCGAACCATTGATCGATCTCGAAGAAGAAGCCATCGGCCAAATCAGGGCTTGGCGGATAGAGGTTCTCGAAAGCATTGCCTCCGCCCTTCCTGACGGCGACGGCTACCAAGCGAGCGGATCGCCCTACGCCGCTCCGGCAGCTCGTATCCTAGCTACCAATACGAAAAATGGAGAAACGGTCGAGGGCTGGATCACCTGCGGCAGCATCGCCTCGCCAACCCGAACGCTCTTGGCTGGCGACTCGTTTCGCTTCGCCATGGCCATGCCTCGCCCCAAACGCTTCTATTCAAAAGTCACCCTTTTCGAACCGGACACCGAGCCGCGGGAAGCGTTGCTGGAAGTCAACAAACCAATCCACATCGCCGGTTGGTCTCTCAACCAGCTTTCCTACGACGAGTCGGCCGGCAAGGCCTCTCGCCTCTCCGTCATCGAAGCGGTGCGCGACCCTTGGATGCCGATCATCTATTTCGCCTGCGGCATGATACTGCTCGGAGCGACCTTAACCCTCTTTTCTCGAGCCAGGGCAAACCGTAGTCCTTCGATCGATACAGAAAAGGAGATCGAGCGATGA
- the nrfH gene encoding cytochrome c nitrite reductase small subunit, with amino-acid sequence MSVSPPDSDSEKPSLWKRLSPSPAWRLPLILSTAILLGLGCVLLRVSNATSYLSDEPSACVNCHIMNPQYATWERGSHARVATCNDCHVPHDNLANKYYFKAKDGLRHAFMFTFHMEPQVIKVHEPGMGVVQQNCIRCHENLLNHTPNMMVTFEESQAGHGKLCWDCHSETPHGSVNSLSATEFARTPDLDSVMPEWMQNHFSNPNEEQK; translated from the coding sequence ATGTCCGTAAGCCCTCCTGACTCCGATTCGGAAAAGCCCTCGCTCTGGAAGCGTCTTTCCCCTTCCCCGGCCTGGCGACTTCCCCTGATATTGAGCACCGCCATCCTGCTCGGCCTGGGTTGCGTGCTGCTGCGGGTGTCGAACGCGACTTCCTACTTGTCGGACGAACCGTCGGCCTGCGTGAACTGCCATATCATGAACCCGCAGTACGCCACCTGGGAGCGCGGCAGCCACGCTCGCGTGGCGACTTGCAACGACTGCCACGTGCCGCACGACAACCTGGCCAACAAGTACTATTTCAAGGCCAAGGACGGGCTGCGGCACGCCTTCATGTTCACTTTCCACATGGAGCCGCAAGTGATCAAGGTGCACGAGCCGGGCATGGGCGTGGTGCAGCAAAACTGCATCCGCTGCCACGAGAACCTGCTCAACCACACGCCCAACATGATGGTGACCTTCGAGGAATCCCAAGCAGGCCACGGCAAGCTCTGCTGGGACTGCCACAGCGAAACGCCGCACGGCTCCGTCAACTCTCTTTCCGCTACCGAGTTCGCGCGCACGCCTGATCTCGACTCCGTCATGCCCGAATGGATGCAAAACCACTTCTCCAACCCTAACGAAGAACAAAAATGA